A window of the Bradyrhizobium ottawaense genome harbors these coding sequences:
- a CDS encoding MFS transporter, which translates to MQAATAILINLRQMVANRHLDATMVQPCIVMESAVKSGKKKEPPPQNVAPASIWSPFRGRVFRLLWAATVVANIGGWMYNAAAGWLMTSIDSDPLMVSLVQAAASFPMFLFALPAGALADIIDKRRFILALEVLVTLVSVVFAVLVSTHLVTAWTLLLFVFVSSTLSALEAPAWQSIVPQLVPKEDLSAAVAANSVGVNISRAVGPALAGVIIAGFGVAAPFWLDAFSNVGVIAVFLWWRTSHRHLRTLPAERFKSAIRTGIRYSLNNRRLRATLLRAVGFFLFASAYWALLPLVARNQIAGGPELYGGLLAAIGCGAVGCAFMLSRLKAKFGTNGLVTLGEIGTAITLVLLGFAREPIMAVCASLIAGMSWIVVVATLNMSAQIALPDWVRGRGLAMYVMAFFGSMTVGSVLWGELAGLAGLPITHFIAAAGTLLAIPLTRRWKLQTGAGIDLSPSMHWPEPIVTNAVENDAGPVMVTVEYRIDPASRDAFLIALEAVSHERKRDGAYAWGVFQDTADESRFLETFLLDSWLEHLRQHKRVTNADRVLQSHVLRFLKAETIVTHLIAAESASDIKA; encoded by the coding sequence ATGCAGGCCGCGACGGCCATCCTAATCAATTTGCGGCAAATGGTGGCAAATCGTCATCTCGATGCTACTATGGTCCAGCCGTGTATCGTTATGGAGAGCGCGGTGAAATCGGGGAAGAAAAAGGAACCGCCCCCGCAAAACGTGGCTCCGGCATCAATTTGGAGCCCGTTTCGCGGACGCGTCTTCAGACTGCTCTGGGCGGCCACCGTCGTCGCCAACATCGGCGGCTGGATGTACAATGCCGCCGCCGGCTGGTTGATGACCAGTATCGATTCCGATCCCTTGATGGTATCTCTTGTACAGGCGGCGGCGAGCTTTCCGATGTTCCTGTTCGCACTGCCGGCGGGCGCGCTCGCCGACATCATTGACAAGCGCCGCTTCATTCTCGCTCTCGAGGTTCTCGTCACTCTGGTCTCCGTGGTGTTCGCGGTACTGGTCTCTACCCATCTCGTCACCGCATGGACGTTGCTGCTGTTCGTGTTCGTCAGCAGCACGCTCTCCGCCCTTGAGGCGCCCGCCTGGCAATCCATCGTGCCGCAACTTGTGCCCAAGGAAGATCTGTCGGCCGCTGTCGCTGCCAATAGCGTTGGCGTCAATATTAGCCGTGCCGTAGGTCCGGCGCTGGCAGGCGTAATTATCGCAGGATTTGGTGTCGCCGCGCCGTTCTGGCTCGATGCATTCAGCAACGTCGGTGTGATCGCCGTATTTCTGTGGTGGCGGACTTCTCATCGCCACCTACGCACACTTCCCGCGGAACGTTTCAAGAGTGCCATCCGGACTGGCATCCGTTATTCCCTGAACAACCGGCGTCTGCGGGCCACTCTCCTGCGTGCCGTGGGCTTTTTCCTGTTCGCCAGCGCGTACTGGGCGCTTCTTCCACTAGTGGCGCGCAACCAGATCGCCGGCGGTCCCGAACTTTACGGCGGCCTGCTGGCCGCAATCGGATGTGGCGCAGTGGGTTGTGCATTCATGTTGTCGCGTCTGAAGGCAAAATTCGGCACCAACGGGCTGGTGACGTTGGGCGAAATTGGCACCGCAATCACGCTGGTTCTGCTTGGATTTGCCCGCGAACCCATCATGGCCGTTTGCGCAAGCCTGATCGCGGGGATGTCATGGATTGTTGTTGTCGCAACTCTTAATATGTCAGCCCAGATTGCCTTGCCGGACTGGGTTCGCGGTCGTGGACTTGCGATGTATGTGATGGCCTTTTTCGGATCGATGACTGTGGGCAGTGTGCTGTGGGGGGAGCTGGCCGGCCTCGCGGGACTACCCATTACGCATTTCATCGCAGCCGCAGGCACACTTCTGGCGATACCGCTGACGCGGCGATGGAAATTGCAGACCGGCGCAGGCATTGATCTATCGCCGTCCATGCACTGGCCCGAACCCATCGTAACGAACGCAGTCGAAAACGACGCTGGCCCAGTCATGGTAACCGTCGAGTACCGTATCGACCCCGCCAGCCGCGATGCGTTTCTTATAGCCCTCGAAGCGGTCTCGCATGAGCGCAAACGTGATGGCGCCTATGCGTGGGGCGTCTTCCAGGACACCGCCGACGAGAGCCGGTTTTTGGAAACCTTCTTGCTCGATTCATGGCTGGAGCACCTCCGTCAGCACAAGCGCGTGACAAATGCAGATCGCGTGCTGCAGTCACACGTGCTGCGTTTCCTCAAGGCCGAGACGATAGTCACGCATCTTATTGCCGCTGAAAGCGCAAGTGATATCAAAGCTTGA
- a CDS encoding GlcG/HbpS family heme-binding protein yields the protein MTVTLSEANQAISGALSRASALSARISVSVCDPSGHLIAHQRMDGAAVESSQGSIGKSIAAAQEGRPSEDLTEFHPFPRTGLVTAMGAPNIRRPGGLPIWRGGELQGAIGVSGASTNQADEDCARAGIVVLNIE from the coding sequence GTGACAGTCACACTTTCAGAAGCCAATCAGGCGATCTCCGGGGCTCTTTCTCGAGCCAGTGCGCTGTCCGCTCGCATCAGCGTCTCGGTGTGCGATCCGTCAGGCCATCTGATTGCGCATCAGCGCATGGATGGAGCGGCTGTCGAATCCTCACAAGGATCGATCGGGAAATCGATAGCTGCGGCCCAGGAGGGCCGCCCCAGTGAAGATTTGACGGAGTTTCATCCCTTTCCGAGAACTGGCCTAGTGACCGCAATGGGAGCACCCAACATCAGACGGCCAGGCGGCCTTCCGATTTGGCGAGGGGGAGAGCTGCAAGGGGCCATCGGCGTAAGTGGCGCATCTACCAACCAGGCCGACGAGGACTGCGCTCGGGCTGGAATAGTTGTTCTCAATATTGAATGA